The following coding sequences lie in one Spirosoma sp. KUDC1026 genomic window:
- the proB gene encoding glutamate 5-kinase produces MTKPVLVLKFGTASITKPSGEPNEPVMVDIARQVAALHAHYHIVLVSSGAVGAGKALISDYRGDITQRKAAAAVGNLLLLNQYSRFFAIYGISIAQSLCERHHFASRDQFLQLKQTYEELWHNGLIPIANENDVVSNRELKFSDNDELATLMAVGFGAKALMLCTSVGGLLDNNGQIIRQVAAFDEQIFGVVRTDKSSLGLGGMASKLTFAKLATRMGIRVLIFGLNEPDNISRALNGETGTEFLAQPSSLSARNRWLGSGSLAVGQIQIDAGAVRALQQRRSLLAVGIQNVIGDFAAGEMIEILDEQQSAVAVARVRISSNTLAQQLSHQNVEVANANDIVLL; encoded by the coding sequence ATGACAAAACCTGTTCTTGTCCTCAAATTCGGTACAGCTTCGATCACCAAGCCATCCGGCGAACCCAACGAGCCGGTCATGGTCGACATTGCCCGGCAGGTGGCCGCTCTGCACGCCCACTACCACATTGTCCTGGTTTCCTCTGGCGCCGTTGGTGCCGGGAAGGCGTTGATCAGCGATTATCGGGGTGACATTACGCAGCGAAAAGCCGCAGCGGCTGTGGGCAACTTACTGTTACTCAATCAGTATTCCCGGTTCTTCGCGATTTACGGCATCTCGATTGCGCAGAGTCTGTGCGAACGCCATCATTTTGCTAGCCGGGACCAGTTTCTGCAATTGAAGCAAACGTACGAAGAACTGTGGCATAATGGGCTTATTCCAATTGCCAACGAGAACGACGTGGTCAGCAACCGCGAGCTGAAGTTTTCGGATAACGACGAACTAGCCACCCTGATGGCTGTGGGTTTCGGCGCCAAAGCGCTTATGCTGTGCACGTCGGTTGGTGGCTTGCTGGACAATAACGGGCAGATTATTCGGCAGGTTGCTGCGTTCGACGAGCAGATTTTTGGGGTTGTTCGCACCGATAAATCCTCGCTGGGCCTGGGCGGCATGGCCTCTAAACTAACCTTTGCCAAGCTGGCTACGCGCATGGGTATTCGGGTGCTAATTTTCGGTTTGAACGAACCGGATAACATTAGCCGGGCGCTGAACGGCGAAACTGGTACCGAGTTTCTAGCGCAGCCCAGTTCGCTATCGGCCCGCAATCGCTGGCTGGGAAGCGGTAGTTTGGCCGTTGGACAGATACAGATTGATGCAGGGGCGGTGCGTGCCCTGCAACAGCGCCGGAGCCTGCTGGCCGTAGGAATCCAAAATGTTATCGGTGACTTTGCGGCTGGCGAGATGATTGAAATTTTGGACGAGCAACAATCGGCGGTTGCCGTGGCCCGCGTCCGGATCTCGTCGAATACGCTGGCACAACAGCTTAGCCATCAAAACGTTGAGGTGGCGAATGCGAATGATATTGTACTTTTGTAA
- the aat gene encoding leucyl/phenylalanyl-tRNA--protein transferase, which produces MLTADDLIYGYINGIFPMADADGTLYWYAPDPRAIIPLDTYQPARSLRPVLNQNQFEIRFNTAFTQVMRYCSEPRNDEDSVWISEEIIEAYTELHHMGLAHSVEAYQNNELVGGLYGVSLGSAFFGESMFHRVSNASKVAFHYLIMQLRKQRFTLLDTQFINDNVRRYGAIEIPKADYLKQLKAALVNEARFVPTTLID; this is translated from the coding sequence ATGCTTACCGCCGACGACCTGATTTACGGGTATATTAACGGGATTTTCCCGATGGCCGACGCTGATGGAACCTTGTATTGGTACGCCCCCGATCCACGCGCTATCATCCCGCTTGATACCTACCAGCCAGCCCGTTCGCTTCGGCCAGTCCTGAATCAGAATCAGTTCGAAATACGGTTCAATACGGCCTTTACACAGGTGATGCGATACTGTTCAGAACCCCGCAACGATGAAGACAGCGTCTGGATTTCGGAAGAAATTATCGAGGCCTACACTGAACTGCATCATATGGGGTTGGCCCACAGCGTCGAAGCGTACCAAAACAATGAACTAGTCGGGGGGCTTTACGGCGTTTCACTGGGTTCGGCTTTCTTTGGCGAATCCATGTTTCACCGGGTCAGCAACGCATCGAAGGTGGCGTTTCACTACCTGATTATGCAGCTTCGGAAGCAGCGCTTTACCCTGCTTGATACGCAATTCATCAACGATAACGTCCGGCGGTATGGCGCTATAGAGATTCCGAAGGCCGATTACCTAAAGCAGCTCAAGGCCGCGCTGGTCAACGAAGCTCGTTTCGTGCCTACTACGCTTATTGATTAA
- a CDS encoding PmoA family protein: MRQLLSCLFLLLTATLTRAQQIQLAHDEAGKQVSVTVDGKPFTAYIYPGPTVLKKPVLYPIVSAGGNAITRGWPMDPRPGERVDHPHHVGMWFNYGDVNGHDFWNNSNEVGPEHKGPFGTIVHTGVKSMKSGKGKAELVVTADWLDKDNKPMLQETTTYTFRTEGNKRTIERAAVLKALANDVTFKDNKEGMIALRLARQLEHPSTKPEVFTDAQGVATKVPTLDNTGITGMYHSSEGVEGDAVWGTRARWVNLTGTINGEPLAVTLLDHPKNIGYPTYWHARGYGLFAANPMAPSVFSNGKEMPMNYKLPAGQSVTFRYQLIVQSGESPKQALNEQAERFSQLR, encoded by the coding sequence ATGCGCCAACTGCTCTCTTGCCTGTTTCTTCTCCTGACTGCAACGCTGACCCGGGCGCAGCAAATCCAGCTAGCTCACGATGAAGCCGGAAAGCAAGTTTCCGTGACGGTGGATGGTAAGCCTTTTACGGCGTATATCTACCCCGGCCCGACCGTTCTGAAAAAGCCGGTGCTGTACCCCATCGTTTCGGCGGGAGGAAATGCCATAACCCGAGGCTGGCCTATGGATCCGCGGCCCGGTGAGCGGGTTGATCATCCACACCACGTGGGCATGTGGTTCAACTACGGCGACGTAAACGGGCATGACTTCTGGAATAATTCCAACGAAGTTGGCCCCGAGCACAAAGGTCCCTTCGGTACGATTGTGCATACCGGCGTCAAGTCCATGAAAAGCGGCAAAGGCAAGGCCGAACTGGTTGTAACGGCCGACTGGCTGGATAAGGACAACAAACCGATGTTGCAGGAAACGACCACCTATACGTTCCGGACTGAGGGGAATAAACGGACAATCGAGCGGGCTGCGGTTCTGAAAGCGCTGGCCAACGACGTTACGTTCAAAGACAATAAAGAAGGCATGATTGCCCTGCGGCTAGCCCGGCAACTGGAGCATCCGTCGACAAAACCCGAAGTGTTTACCGACGCACAGGGCGTGGCTACGAAGGTACCAACGCTGGACAACACGGGTATCACAGGCATGTATCACAGCAGCGAAGGCGTCGAAGGCGATGCTGTTTGGGGAACCCGCGCCCGCTGGGTCAACCTGACCGGCACAATTAACGGCGAACCGCTGGCCGTTACGTTACTGGACCATCCGAAGAACATAGGGTATCCAACGTACTGGCACGCGCGTGGGTATGGGTTGTTTGCAGCCAATCCGATGGCTCCATCGGTCTTCAGTAATGGGAAAGAAATGCCCATGAACTACAAGCTTCCCGCCGGGCAGTCGGTCACGTTCCGGTACCAACTCATTGTTCAGTCGGGTGAGTCGCCCAAACAGGCGCTCAATGAGCAGGCAGAACGATTCTCGCAGTTGCGGTGA
- a CDS encoding type 1 glutamine amidotransferase domain-containing protein, which translates to MDPIYRSLIVCTSHADFPGRSQKTGLWLSEATHFYDELSSRNLPYDIASPKGGAVPIDEKSFDRRDTTNEKWYHNPAFRQKLEQSTPLSDVDPSAYQIVFFSGGHGALWDFPDNPDVHRIARYVYENGGMIAAVGHGVCGLVNVTLSDGTPLIGNRQLTGFSNMEEKLLRVAEEIPFLLEDALKGKNALYSKGLLPFVTYIEMDERLVTGQNPLSARKVGRKVLEEMYEK; encoded by the coding sequence ATGGATCCCATTTATCGCTCGCTTATCGTCTGTACCAGCCACGCCGATTTTCCGGGAAGATCGCAGAAGACCGGTTTATGGCTGAGCGAAGCAACGCATTTCTACGATGAACTGTCAAGCCGTAATCTGCCCTACGACATTGCGAGTCCGAAAGGTGGAGCGGTTCCTATCGACGAGAAGAGTTTCGACCGGCGCGATACAACCAACGAAAAATGGTACCATAACCCGGCGTTCCGGCAGAAACTGGAGCAATCGACACCGCTGAGCGACGTCGATCCATCAGCCTATCAAATTGTCTTTTTCTCAGGTGGTCACGGCGCGCTATGGGATTTTCCGGACAACCCGGATGTGCACCGAATTGCGCGTTACGTTTACGAAAATGGAGGCATGATAGCAGCCGTGGGACACGGAGTCTGCGGTCTGGTGAACGTAACGTTATCGGACGGAACGCCATTAATTGGCAACCGTCAGCTGACTGGATTCTCGAATATGGAAGAAAAACTGCTCCGAGTCGCAGAAGAGATCCCGTTTCTGCTGGAAGATGCGCTGAAAGGAAAGAATGCGCTATACAGCAAAGGGTTGCTGCCGTTCGTTACGTATATTGAAATGGACGAACGCCTGGTGACAGGTCAGAACCCATTGTCAGCCCGAAAGGTAGGCCGGAAAGTACTGGAGGAGATGTACGAAAAATAA
- the rfbC gene encoding dTDP-4-dehydrorhamnose 3,5-epimerase, which yields MQVRKTSIEGLVELIPRLFEDERGYFFESYNKPLFTSLGLPMDFVQDNQSFSVKGVLRGLHMQHEPFAQGKLVRVITGQVLDIAVDVRPDSPTFGQYETFLLDASIANMAYIPEGFAHGFVALQDSIFSYKCTNVYNKASESGIRWDDPDLNIDWGINDPIVSEKDQELKFLREVFPDVAV from the coding sequence ATGCAAGTTCGTAAAACCTCCATTGAGGGCCTCGTTGAGCTGATTCCACGCCTGTTCGAAGATGAGCGCGGCTATTTCTTTGAGTCGTATAACAAACCCCTTTTCACCTCGCTGGGCCTGCCAATGGATTTTGTTCAGGACAACCAGTCATTTTCCGTAAAAGGCGTACTACGGGGCCTGCATATGCAGCACGAGCCGTTTGCGCAGGGAAAACTGGTGCGGGTCATTACGGGTCAGGTACTCGATATCGCCGTCGACGTTCGGCCCGACTCACCTACCTTCGGGCAATACGAGACGTTTCTGCTGGATGCGTCGATTGCGAACATGGCTTATATTCCAGAAGGCTTTGCGCATGGTTTCGTAGCCTTGCAGGACAGCATTTTCAGCTATAAATGCACAAACGTGTATAACAAAGCGTCGGAGTCCGGCATCCGCTGGGACGATCCCGACCTGAATATCGACTGGGGCATCAACGACCCGATTGTTTCGGAGAAAGATCAGGAACTGAAGTTTCTCCGCGAAGTTTTCCCGGACGTAGCAGTCTAG
- the pyrF gene encoding orotidine-5'-phosphate decarboxylase — protein sequence MTYNELADQIFRKQSYLCVGLDTDLRKIPPHLLGETDPVFAFNKAIIDATADLAVAYKPNIAFYEAMGPRGWESLQKTLDYIPKDCFTIADAKRGDIGNTSGLYARTFFEPDAAGLNFDSVTVAPYMGRDSVIPFLDYPGKWVILLALTSNPGSADFQRQPTDEQELYEVVMQTAQTWASPEQLMFVVGATQAAEIAHIREITSTNFLLVPGVGAQGGSLAEVSKNGLTSDGGLLINASRSILYASNGTDFAEKARAEAQALQTEMAGYLAALTR from the coding sequence ATGACATACAACGAATTAGCCGATCAGATTTTCCGAAAGCAGTCCTATCTCTGCGTTGGTCTGGACACCGATCTTCGTAAAATCCCCCCGCATCTTCTCGGTGAAACAGATCCGGTTTTTGCTTTCAATAAAGCCATTATTGACGCGACTGCCGATCTGGCGGTAGCCTACAAACCTAACATTGCTTTTTACGAAGCGATGGGGCCGCGTGGTTGGGAGAGCCTTCAGAAAACGCTGGATTATATTCCTAAGGATTGCTTCACAATTGCCGACGCCAAACGGGGTGATATTGGTAACACCTCGGGCTTGTATGCCCGTACCTTTTTCGAACCCGACGCAGCCGGGCTGAACTTTGATTCAGTTACGGTGGCACCTTATATGGGCCGCGACTCCGTAATACCGTTTCTGGATTACCCTGGAAAATGGGTGATCTTGCTGGCCCTGACGTCCAATCCCGGCAGTGCTGATTTTCAGCGACAACCCACCGATGAACAGGAGTTATACGAGGTTGTCATGCAAACGGCGCAGACCTGGGCCAGCCCAGAGCAGCTTATGTTTGTGGTAGGCGCTACGCAGGCCGCTGAAATTGCTCACATCCGCGAAATTACGTCCACCAATTTCTTGCTTGTACCGGGCGTTGGTGCCCAGGGGGGGAGTCTGGCCGAGGTCTCCAAGAACGGACTTACATCCGATGGTGGCCTTTTGATTAATGCATCCCGCAGTATTCTGTACGCGTCGAACGGAACGGACTTCGCCGAAAAAGCCCGCGCTGAAGCACAGGCGCTGCAAACCGAAATGGCTGGCTACCTCGCTGCCTTGACGCGATAA
- a CDS encoding DUF2851 family protein, whose translation MTEAFLYFLWQYQYFDRIHLTTTDGESVQIVHPGFRNHEAGPDFFNARLLINDVDWGGTVEMHLKTSDWLAHRHQQDKAYDNVILHVVWQDDQVSSGKRINRTNGTPIPTLELHARTTADLLSRYATLSESRESIPCAGQFRTVQPLRITSMLDKAMLQRLERKAAGVQVIVEQTNGDWEEVAYRLLAINMGFRINAVPMEQLARTVPLKALLKHRDVMAQVEAMLYGTAGLLETDTTDDYVRILQREYRFLAAKYQLSDKEVAAHAWKWGRLRPANFPTLRLAQFARLVTQHASLFSLFVGTTDADLLLKGLQITPSAYWQTHYRFGKSAQKTVSSLGETSAVTIIINTVVPLLAAYAHHRGQPAYIDRAISLLEQLPAEKNHLTDAWSALGLGIKTAFDSQAAIELHNEFCAHKKCLNCQIGVGLLR comes from the coding sequence GTGACCGAGGCTTTTCTCTACTTTCTCTGGCAATACCAGTATTTTGATAGAATACATCTGACAACTACCGATGGTGAATCGGTGCAGATCGTACATCCTGGTTTTCGAAACCACGAAGCAGGACCAGATTTTTTCAACGCGCGCTTATTGATAAATGACGTGGACTGGGGCGGCACCGTCGAGATGCACCTGAAAACATCCGACTGGCTGGCCCACCGGCATCAGCAGGATAAAGCGTATGACAATGTCATTCTGCACGTTGTCTGGCAGGATGATCAGGTGAGCAGCGGCAAACGCATAAACCGCACCAATGGAACGCCCATTCCTACGCTGGAACTTCATGCCCGCACCACGGCCGATTTACTGAGCCGCTATGCTACGTTGAGCGAATCGCGGGAGTCAATCCCCTGCGCCGGACAGTTCAGAACCGTGCAGCCGCTTCGTATTACGTCCATGCTGGACAAAGCCATGTTACAGCGGTTGGAACGAAAAGCGGCTGGTGTACAGGTTATTGTCGAGCAGACAAATGGTGACTGGGAGGAAGTGGCCTATCGACTGCTGGCGATAAATATGGGCTTTAGAATCAATGCCGTTCCAATGGAACAACTCGCCCGGACGGTCCCGCTCAAAGCCTTACTTAAACACCGGGACGTAATGGCGCAGGTCGAGGCCATGCTGTATGGAACGGCCGGTTTACTAGAGACGGACACCACAGACGACTACGTTCGGATTCTGCAGCGAGAGTATCGGTTTCTGGCTGCCAAGTATCAACTAAGCGACAAAGAAGTGGCGGCTCACGCCTGGAAATGGGGACGACTGCGTCCTGCGAATTTTCCAACGCTTCGGCTGGCGCAGTTTGCCCGGCTGGTTACGCAGCACGCCAGTTTATTCTCACTCTTTGTTGGTACGACAGATGCAGACTTATTGCTGAAAGGATTGCAGATAACACCGTCCGCTTACTGGCAGACGCATTACCGATTTGGAAAGTCAGCGCAGAAAACAGTTTCGTCGCTGGGTGAAACGTCGGCCGTGACTATCATAATCAATACGGTTGTCCCCCTGCTGGCGGCCTACGCCCATCACCGGGGGCAACCGGCTTACATCGACCGGGCCATTTCCTTACTGGAACAACTTCCCGCCGAAAAAAACCATCTGACCGATGCCTGGAGTGCTTTGGGACTTGGCATCAAAACGGCCTTCGACTCGCAGGCTGCTATTGAACTCCATAATGAGTTCTGCGCCCACAAAAAATGCCTCAACTGCCAGATTGGGGTGGGGCTGTTGAGATAG
- a CDS encoding Gfo/Idh/MocA family protein — translation MENRRDFIKKTAAASFSLAGLGMGFSASSYARILGSNDRVRVGIIGFSDRFRQSLAPSFMNHAKDQNFAFVGVSDLWNRRRDEAESYLKGKGWNDSSFFKARNNDELLDRKDVDAVIISTADFQHALHCVDAVESGRDVYVEKPFAESLDDARKAVKAVEKSKRIVQVGSQRRSAPNYHAANDFIRSGKFGDISMVEMTWNVNQPGRWRRPKLVAEIRQEDTDWTRYQLNRPKTDWDPRKYLEYRLFYPYSSGIPGQWMSHQIDTVHWFSGLDHPRSVVANGGVYVWKDGRVNPDTFTAVFDYGPDNDKNKGFQVLYSSRMHNEAGGTKEYYYSNGGMINLDTNKITPEGGLTARFAQEMDMKANLLPEMSLASGPKQETSANTGADPMTSLHMLNWMSCVRSRKEPNAPARVGFNHSVANIMATMALHTGKRVTWDSTKQDVVVS, via the coding sequence ATGGAAAATCGTCGCGATTTCATTAAAAAAACGGCTGCGGCCAGCTTTAGCCTGGCGGGTCTGGGCATGGGCTTTTCGGCGAGCAGTTACGCCCGGATTCTTGGCTCCAACGACCGGGTTCGGGTAGGTATCATTGGGTTTTCCGATCGGTTCCGGCAATCACTGGCCCCGTCGTTTATGAACCACGCCAAAGACCAGAACTTCGCGTTTGTAGGCGTATCTGACCTCTGGAACCGTCGTCGCGACGAAGCCGAATCATACCTGAAGGGCAAAGGCTGGAACGACAGTAGCTTCTTCAAAGCACGTAATAACGATGAACTGCTCGACCGCAAAGATGTTGACGCCGTGATTATCAGTACCGCCGATTTTCAGCACGCGTTGCATTGCGTCGATGCTGTAGAATCGGGACGTGACGTATACGTTGAAAAGCCATTCGCAGAATCGCTTGACGATGCTCGCAAAGCTGTCAAAGCCGTTGAGAAATCGAAACGTATCGTACAGGTTGGTTCACAGCGCCGGTCGGCCCCAAACTACCACGCGGCCAACGATTTCATTCGGTCTGGCAAATTCGGGGACATCTCTATGGTCGAAATGACCTGGAACGTTAACCAGCCTGGTCGCTGGCGCCGTCCTAAACTCGTCGCTGAAATACGTCAGGAAGATACCGACTGGACGCGCTACCAGCTCAACCGTCCAAAGACAGACTGGGACCCACGCAAATATTTAGAGTACCGGCTTTTTTATCCTTACTCATCGGGCATCCCCGGTCAGTGGATGTCACACCAGATCGACACGGTTCACTGGTTCAGCGGACTGGATCATCCCCGCAGTGTTGTGGCAAACGGCGGTGTGTATGTCTGGAAAGACGGCCGCGTCAACCCTGATACGTTCACTGCCGTATTTGATTACGGCCCGGACAACGATAAAAACAAAGGATTTCAGGTGCTTTATTCGTCCAGAATGCACAACGAAGCAGGCGGCACCAAAGAGTATTATTACTCAAATGGCGGCATGATCAACCTGGACACCAACAAGATCACTCCAGAGGGCGGCCTGACTGCCAGATTTGCTCAGGAAATGGACATGAAAGCGAATCTCTTACCGGAAATGTCGCTGGCCAGTGGTCCGAAACAAGAAACCAGCGCCAATACCGGTGCCGATCCGATGACGTCACTGCACATGCTGAACTGGATGAGTTGCGTACGTAGCCGCAAAGAACCTAACGCGCCCGCTCGTGTCGGCTTCAACCATTCCGTCGCTAACATCATGGCGACGATGGCCCTGCACACCGGCAAACGCGTGACTTGGGATTCAACGAAACAGGATGTGGTGGTAAGTTAG
- a CDS encoding DUF1080 domain-containing protein, which yields MKALFLSGFLLTILLAAEKPQTPNTLTAKEKSEGWQLLFDGKTTKGWRGAYKETFPQKGWEVENGMLTIQKSDGSESQSFGDIVTDGEYSDFDLMFDFKLTEGANSGVKYFVVENYPKPKGSAFGLEFQVLDDDKHPDAKLGRNGNRTVGSLYDLIPASGKKANPIGEWNTGRVLSKGKHVEHWLNGKKVVEYERGSDAFREDVAMSKYKAPDYNTNGRFGEAPKGHILLQDHGDRVYYRNIKIKAL from the coding sequence ATGAAAGCATTATTTCTTAGCGGCTTTTTATTAACTATTTTGCTGGCTGCAGAAAAACCGCAAACACCAAACACGCTGACCGCCAAAGAAAAAAGTGAAGGCTGGCAGCTGCTTTTCGACGGTAAAACGACCAAAGGCTGGCGGGGTGCCTACAAAGAAACCTTCCCGCAGAAAGGCTGGGAGGTCGAGAACGGCATGCTGACTATTCAGAAATCGGATGGATCAGAATCACAGAGTTTTGGCGACATTGTCACCGACGGTGAATACAGCGATTTCGACCTGATGTTCGACTTCAAACTAACCGAAGGCGCGAACAGTGGCGTGAAGTATTTTGTCGTAGAGAACTATCCTAAACCCAAAGGATCGGCGTTCGGCCTTGAATTTCAGGTGCTGGACGACGACAAACACCCCGACGCAAAACTGGGACGTAACGGCAACCGCACAGTTGGTTCGCTCTACGATCTGATTCCGGCAAGCGGAAAAAAAGCTAACCCCATTGGTGAGTGGAATACCGGTCGCGTGTTGTCGAAAGGTAAACACGTTGAACACTGGCTCAACGGCAAAAAAGTGGTTGAGTACGAACGGGGCAGCGATGCTTTCCGCGAAGACGTTGCCATGAGCAAATACAAAGCGCCCGATTACAACACCAATGGCCGATTCGGTGAAGCACCCAAAGGGCATATTCTCCTGCAGGACCACGGCGACCGGGTGTATTACCGCAATATCAAAATCAAGGCGTTGTAG
- a CDS encoding sugar phosphate isomerase/epimerase family protein, producing MNEPVNRRQFLTTAGLSTLALSVGANQLFAQSTQRQKAAGLKIAYSSITWNGNDAQAIADLASLGYKGIQIRANTFGPYKAKPSELKALLDQHKLKLAMFSSGNVEIDPAKEQSTIDMHVAHASFVKALGGSAIQLTNSARPKDRQPTTEELKRLATVMNEIGRQTADMGIQATYHNHMHQLGETPEEVDVIVQAMNPKYVKLLLDIAHYKQGGGDPAKAVKQYKDMLYALHLKDTMSPLPDKPNDPKAYKFVELGRGNVDVAAVVKALDDINFKGWGIIELDRVPEDSKTPAECAKINKDYLTQSLKVAV from the coding sequence ATGAACGAGCCCGTCAACAGACGACAGTTTCTTACCACAGCTGGTCTATCAACGCTGGCCTTGTCAGTCGGAGCGAATCAGCTGTTTGCGCAGTCCACCCAACGACAAAAAGCAGCGGGCCTCAAGATTGCCTATTCATCCATTACCTGGAATGGTAACGATGCGCAGGCCATTGCCGATCTGGCATCGCTGGGCTACAAAGGCATTCAGATTCGGGCCAATACGTTCGGGCCATATAAAGCTAAACCATCCGAATTAAAGGCGCTGCTTGATCAGCACAAGCTAAAGTTAGCGATGTTCTCGAGCGGTAACGTCGAAATCGACCCAGCCAAGGAACAAAGCACCATCGACATGCACGTAGCGCACGCCAGCTTTGTGAAGGCGCTGGGCGGCTCGGCTATTCAGTTGACGAACTCAGCTCGCCCAAAAGATCGTCAGCCTACAACCGAGGAGCTGAAACGTTTAGCTACGGTCATGAACGAGATTGGCAGGCAGACCGCAGACATGGGTATTCAGGCTACGTATCATAACCACATGCATCAGCTCGGCGAAACGCCCGAAGAGGTGGATGTAATTGTGCAGGCCATGAACCCGAAATACGTCAAACTTCTGCTCGACATTGCCCACTATAAACAGGGTGGTGGCGATCCGGCAAAAGCCGTAAAGCAGTACAAAGACATGCTCTACGCGCTGCACCTGAAAGACACTATGTCACCCCTGCCCGATAAACCGAATGATCCGAAAGCATATAAATTTGTTGAATTGGGCCGGGGTAATGTCGATGTAGCCGCCGTAGTCAAAGCGCTGGATGACATTAATTTCAAAGGCTGGGGCATCATTGAACTGGACCGGGTGCCGGAAGACAGCAAGACGCCCGCTGAGTGCGCCAAAATCAATAAAGACTATTTAACTCAATCGCTCAAAGTGGCCGTATAG